In Brachypodium distachyon strain Bd21 chromosome 2, Brachypodium_distachyon_v3.0, whole genome shotgun sequence, one genomic interval encodes:
- the LOC100843950 gene encoding mitochondrial thiamine diphosphate carrier 2 isoform X2, translating into MSMDLPSTLDLCKQLKIFSERKGFWRGNVPALFMYMPYTAIQFTVLHKLKTFASGSSRTEDHLHLSPYLSYVSGALAGCAATVGSYPFDLLRTILASQGEPKVYPNMRSALVDIIQTRGVRGLYAGLTPTLVEIIPYAGLQFGSYDTFKRSMMSWNRYRYGSEEDDSASSFQLFLCGFAAGTFSKAACHPLDVVKKRFQIEGLKRHPRYGARIESSTYQGMYHALKEIVVKEGVGGLYKGLFPSVVKSAPAGAVTFVAYEYISDWIASTAGIE; encoded by the exons GGATTCTGGAGAGGAAATGTTCCGGCCTTGTTTATGTATATGCCATATACAGCTATACAGTTCACTGTTCTACACAAGCTAAAAACATTTGCATCTGGTTCATCAAGAACAG AGGATCATCTGCACTTAAGTCCATACTTATCCTACGTAAGCGGGGCTCTGGCAGGATGTGCAGCAACAGTAGGGTCATATCCATTTGACCTTCTCAGAACTATTCTTGCATCACAGGGTGAACCAAAG GTTTACCCCAATATGCGGTCTGCACTTGTTGATATAATTCAAACTCGTGGTGTTCGAGGGCTTTATGCTGGTCTAACTCCAACTCTTGTTGAAATCATACCATATGCTGGCCTGCAGTTTGGCTCATATGACACTTTCAAACGTTCGATGATG TCATGGAATAGATACAGATATGGAAGTGAGGAGGACGACTCAGCATCAAGCTTCCAGTtatttctttgtggatttgcAGCTGGAACATTTTCAAAAGCTGCGTGTCACCCACTTGATGTTGTTAAGAAAAGATTCCAG ATTGAAGGATTAAAACGCCATCCAAGGTATGGGGCGCGGATTGAGAGTAGCACGTACCAGGGCATGTACCATGCTCTAAAAGAGATTGTTGTAAAGGAGGGGGTTGGAGGCCTTTATAAAGGGCTTTTCCCATCTGTGGTGAAATCGGCTCCTGCTGGAGCTGTGACATTTGTGGCATATGAATACATCTCAGACTG GATAGCTAGCACGGCTGGAATCGAGTGA
- the LOC100832034 gene encoding homeobox protein LUMINIDEPENDENS, which translates to MELVPFKPAAGALVEAVGGGSIPAMVAAQQEQLHAQVGQLQRLVVAQCRLTGVNPLAQEMAAGALSIKIGKKPRDLLNPKAVKIMQSIFALKDNIGKRETREISALCGVTVTQVREFFASQRTRVRKVVRLSREKALKIEALEALEALEAPNGVCSMSTEQTPVDIEAHAQLVEPLRTLEPLVMSQSSSQLVEVPQNSLQQAEVQQSYATATTHSGTMQPTDAKINPDLAQKETKQEEVAAGVESEDKKFLESIFARMRKEETFSGQVKLMEWILQINNVTILGWFLTMGGLPIVSTWLNQAAMEEQTTVILIIFKVLLHLPLHKALPAHMSALLQTMNRLRFYRTQDISSRARNLLSRLSKVLVRSQASKKPQKDLICKQRISEILRDESWRSEVDITDEILALTEGASESRKPEPRKTPLLLTASADEPYKKSSVQTKSKERRKVLLVEHPNQKATGNNVHSVRSISTNSSRPLSADDIQKAKMRAMFMQEKYGKRDTGKGTDKTEMAEIKKPSGLVNSDVLPMPRSPPVSTTKQPVDPSPSTSKHNTVPLPDKPEIPVSPKPNITSRENSREKLDSKRVLWQIPPEVWIDPSWTLSAGENSKELDVQTQRNRREKETFYASLNDIPLNPKDPWDLEMDFDDSLTPEIPTDQPSDADTMEVDDVGTAPPSICFPDENNHVGSTSSSTVAAGANGAASEPDLELLAVLLKNPQLVFALSSNQVGNLPTEQTVALLDMLKKTGLGLPELVNSLSNGTGVPKASEPGPETIPTSLPSPTPPEDFPASASWRSEFPTQVRAPNLQQAHLPSRGNTSLVASTMHQSFSNVVSPLPSQPYTSISALPAHIQTNIPSSPQLAVSVNTLNQHVAPVNDLLNGAAVHRHTQSYALASDAAAGGIQQHPAVNKPAHEFQNISNPALAPAWQSSAANLASTGRNTTPEPWASRTTNSFNDASMPYLNQSAYSNQSTQSPYNSYASMSVSSQGLDRKGYTRTAEYQVSGRGTHQRHSLSPEPGAARVFGGAQAYVPEPLDVGNYGRQNYNPEPSRDWRSGQQSYAAAEPSSQWSSIQQSYPPAEPSRQWSSGQQSYVPADPSSQWSSGQQDYNQSDISRQWSSALQTYARAEPSRPSWNTANQVQVPDTSRQWSLGNQDYYNPNDSRSSYDQRQRRR; encoded by the exons ATGGAGCTCGTCCCCTTCAAGCCCGCGGCCGGAGCCCTCGTCgaggcggtcggcggcggctcgatcccggcgatggtggcggcgcagcAGGAGCAGCTGCACGCGCAGGTGGGCCAGCTCCAgcgcctcgtcgtcgcccaGTGCCGCCTCACTGGCGTCAACCCGCTCGCCCAGGAGATG GCTGCTGGTGCATTATCGATCAAGATAG GTAAAAAGCCAAGGGACCTGTTAAATCCAAAAGCAGTCAAGATCATGCAATCAATTTTTGCTCTGAAAGATAACATTGGCAAAAGAGAAACTCGGGAAATTAGTGCGCTTTGTGGAGTTACTGTTACACAG GTAAGGGAGTTTTTTGCAAGTCAGCGTACACGAGTAAGAAAAGTTGTTCGTTTGTCACGAGAAAAAGCACTCAAAATAGAGGCATTGGAGGCATTGGAGGCATTGGAGGCACCCAACGGTGTATGCTCCATGAGCACTGAGCAGACACCTGTTGACATTGAGGCACACGCTCAACTTGTTGAACCATTGAGAACTTTAGAACCATTAGTGATGTCACAAAGCTCTTCACAACTTGTGGAGGTCCCACAGAACTCTTTACAACAAGCCGAGGTCCAGCAGAGCTATGCAACCGCTACCACTCATTCAGGAACAATGCAACCAACTGATGCTAAGATTAATCCAGATTTAGCTCAGAAGGAAACTAAACAAGAGGAAGTTGCAGCTGGTGTTGAGTCAGAAGATAAAAAGTTTTTGGAAAGTATCTTTGCTCGAATGCGGAAGGAAGAGACATTCTCTGGACAGGTCAAACTGATGGAATGGATTCTTCAAATAAATAATGTAACAATTCTTGGTTG GTTCTTAACAATGGGTGGTCTGCCTATTGTGTCAACATGGCTGAACCAAGCAGCTATGGAGGAGCAAACGACTGTTATTCTCATCATTTTCAAG GTGCTTCTTCACCTCCCACTACATAAGGCTTTGCCAGCCCACATGTCAGCACTATTGCAAACTATGAACAGATTGCGGTTTTATAGGACACAAG ACATATCCAGCAGGGCCAGGAATCTTCTCTCCAGATTAAGCAAAGTGCTTGTACGAAGTCAGGCGTCAAAGAAACCTCAAAAGGATTTGATCTGTAAACAAAG GATAAGTGAAATTCTCCGTGATGAGTCCTGGAGATCTGAAGTTGATATTACT GACGAGATCCTTGCCTTGACCGAAGGTGCAAGTGAGAGCAG AAAGCCTGAGCCCAGGAAAACTCCGCTGCTGCTCACTGCTTCTGCCGACGAGCCATATAAAAAAAGTTCTGTGCAGACAA AGtccaaagaaagaagaaaagtcCTACTTGTAGAGCACCCAAATCAGAAAGCTACTGGGAATAACGTTCACTCTGTCAGGAGCATATCTACAAATAGTAGCAGACCATTATCTGCAGATGATATCCAAAAAGCAAAGATGCGTGCGATGTTTATGCAGGAAAAGTATGGCAAGCGTGACACGGGTAAAGGGACTGATAAAACAGAGATGGCAGAAATTAAAAAACCATCTGGCTTAGTCAACTCGGATGTGCTGCCTATGCCCAGAAGTCCCCCTGTGTCTACCACAAAACAACCTGTTGACCCAAGCCCATCTACTTCTAAACACAATACAGTGCCTTTGCCTGATAAGCCAGAAATCCCTGTCAGTCCAAAGCCAAACATAACTTCCAGAGAGAACTCTAGAGAGAAATTGGATTCCAAGAGAGTTCTTTGGCAGATACCACCAG AGGTATGGATAGACCCCTCATGGACTTTAAGTGCTGGGGAAAACAGCAAGGAGCTTGATGTTCAAACACAGAGAAATCGACGGGAGAAGGAAACTTTTTATGCAAGTCTAAATGATATCCCGTTGAATCCCAAGGACCCATGGGATTTAGAAATGGACTTTGATGACAGCCTGACCCCGGAAATTCCAACTGACCAGCCATCAGATGCTGACACTATGGAGGTGGATGACGTAGGAACAGCCCCTCCTAGCATTTGCTTTCCTGATGAGAACAACCATGTTGGATCAACCTCATCTTCAACAGTTGCTGCTGGTGCAAATGGTGCAGCTTCTGAGCCAGATCTTGAGCTGCTCGCAGTGCTGCTCAAGAATCCACAGCTCGTGTTCGCTCTTTCATCCAATCAGGTGGGGAACCTGCCAACCGAACAGACTGTTGCGCTTCTGGACATGCTGAAGAAGACTGGCCTTGGACTTCCAGAGCTGGTAAATAGTCTGTCCAACGGTACTGGGGTTCCAAAAGCGTCTGAACCTGGCCCGGAAACTATCCCTACTTCACTTCCATCGCCGACTCCGCCAGAAGATTTTCCAGCTAGT GCAAGCTGGAGATCTGAATTCCCAACGCAAGTGAGGGCTCCAAACTTGCAGCAGGCGCATTTACCGAGTAGAGGGAATACATCTCTTGTTGCAAGCACAATGCACCAAAGCTTCTCAAATGTTGTTAGTCCGTTGCCTTCACAACCTTATACTTCGATTTCTGCTTTGCCGGCGcacatccaaacaaacatcCCATCATCACCTCAGTTGGCTGTTTCGGTAAATACACTAAATCAACATGTTGCACCCGTGAATGACCTTCTGAACGGGGCTGCGGTACATCGGCATACCCAGTCATATGCTTTGGCGTCTGACGCTGCTGCGGGGGGCATCCAGCAGCATCCAGCAGTAAATAAACCAGCACATGAATTCCAGAACATCTCAAACCCTGCTTTGGCACCAGCCTGGCAATCTAGTGCCGCTAATCTTGCTAGCACTGGACGAAATACAACACCTGAACCATGGGCATCCCGCACAACTAATTCATTCAATGATGCCTCGATGCCCTATCTTAACCAGAGTGCTTACAGCAACCAAAGCACACAGAGCCCATACAATTCGTATGCTTCTATGTCAGTCTCTTCCCAGGGACTGGACAGAAAGGGTTACACTCGAACAGCGGAGTACCAAGTGTCGGGGCGTGGCACCCACCAGCGACATTCACTATCCCCTGAGCCTGGTGCTGCCAGAGTCTTTGGTGGCGCACAAGCTTATGTCCCAGAGCCCTTGGACGTGGGGAATTATGGGCGACAGAACTACAATCCTGAGCCATCAAGGGACTGGAGATCTGGGCAACAAAGCTATGCTGCGGCAGAACCTTCAAGTCAGTGGAGCTCCATTCAACAGAGCTACCCTCCTGCGGAGCCTTCGAGGCAGTGGAGCTCCGGGCAGCAGAGCTATGTTCCAGCCGACCCTTCAAGCCAGTGGAGCTCCGGGCAACAGGACTACAATCAATCTGACATTTCAAGGCAATGGAGCTCCGCCCTGCAGACCTACGCCCGTGCTGAGCCTTCGAGGCCATCATGGAACACGGCTAATCAGGTGCAGGTCCCTGATACATCAAGGCAATGGAGTCTCGGGAATCAAGATTATTACAATCCGAACGATAGTCGAAGCTCGTATGATCAGCGTCAGAGGAGACGATGA